A genomic stretch from Deinococcus radiotolerans includes:
- a CDS encoding endonuclease/exonuclease/phosphatase family protein yields MNRILTRWLLRLLAGLTLLIAVLAGAVYALTDHPRPVQAAELTCPASAPTLKAGQAVRVMSWNVQYLAGRGYVFFYDTLAGDGPDTRPSPASIARTLAEVTQAIRQEQPDVVLLQEVDRDSRRTDYADQLALIQARLDGAYPCSAATYYHRATFVPHPKIMGRVGLSLVTLSRYRMDSATRYQLPRICGDPVTVAFNFKRAVLGVTLPVQGGQPLSAFNTHMDAFAQGCATMQNQVNFIRDLLGRTAAPWVIGGDFNLLGTRAAYDRLRDREKAYFNPNTELATLTAKYASFPSPAQIASGNPAFITHYPNDPAVGKPDRTIDYYFYSPGLKHAAERVRQDTPKISDHYALLSTLTLP; encoded by the coding sequence ATGAACCGAATCCTGACGCGGTGGCTGCTGCGCCTCCTGGCTGGCCTGACCCTGCTGATCGCCGTGCTGGCGGGCGCCGTGTACGCCCTGACCGACCACCCCAGGCCCGTGCAGGCGGCCGAACTGACCTGCCCCGCCAGCGCCCCCACCCTGAAGGCCGGGCAGGCCGTGCGCGTCATGAGCTGGAACGTGCAGTACCTCGCCGGACGCGGCTACGTGTTCTTCTACGATACCCTCGCCGGCGACGGCCCCGACACCCGCCCCAGCCCCGCGAGCATCGCCCGCACGCTGGCCGAGGTCACCCAGGCCATCCGCCAGGAACAGCCGGACGTGGTGCTGCTTCAGGAGGTCGACCGCGACAGCAGACGCACCGACTACGCTGACCAGCTGGCCCTGATCCAGGCCAGGCTGGACGGCGCGTACCCCTGCTCGGCCGCCACCTACTACCACCGCGCGACGTTCGTGCCGCACCCGAAGATCATGGGCCGCGTCGGCCTGAGTCTCGTGACGCTCAGCCGCTACCGCATGGACAGCGCCACCCGCTACCAGCTGCCGCGCATCTGCGGTGACCCGGTCACCGTGGCCTTCAACTTCAAGCGGGCCGTGCTGGGCGTCACCCTCCCCGTCCAGGGTGGACAGCCCCTGAGTGCCTTCAACACGCACATGGACGCCTTCGCGCAGGGCTGCGCGACCATGCAGAACCAGGTGAATTTCATCCGTGACCTGCTGGGCCGCACGGCCGCCCCGTGGGTGATCGGTGGGGACTTCAACCTGCTCGGCACGCGCGCCGCGTACGACCGCCTGCGCGACCGCGAGAAGGCCTACTTCAACCCCAACACCGAACTCGCCACCCTGACCGCGAAGTACGCGTCGTTCCCCAGCCCCGCGCAGATCGCCAGCGGCAACCCCGCCTTCATCACGCACTACCCGAACGACCCCGCCGTGGGGAAACCCGACCGCACCATCGACTACTACTTCTACTCGCCCGGCCTGAAGCATGCCGCCGAGCGCGTGCGCCAGGACACCCCCAAGATCAGCGATCACTACGCGCTACTGAGCACCCTCACGCTACCCTGA
- the recO gene encoding DNA repair protein RecO: MRSRTANRSGIVIRRRVTPAGDIIVTLLTPQGKLKAVARGGVRGPLSSRLNLFHHVGIQVYQGPQNDLASVQQAVLEGALPTLAQPERYAFAHLLAEFADALYQEGEFSEQAFELFAGALRGVAHQPDPEWVALVMSYKLLALAGFISQTARCARCAQDHPTHPDPLGGQLLCGGCAALPAYPDASLDFLRNAARRTVRASMDAPLPADQRPALWRALERFVTVQIGSVHSWRQLVPTAAALSA; encoded by the coding sequence GTGAGGTCGAGAACCGCCAACCGCAGTGGCATCGTCATCCGGCGGCGCGTGACGCCCGCCGGGGACATCATCGTCACGCTCCTGACGCCCCAGGGCAAACTGAAGGCCGTGGCGCGCGGCGGCGTGCGCGGACCACTGTCGAGCCGCCTGAACCTCTTTCATCACGTTGGCATTCAGGTATACCAGGGACCGCAGAACGACCTGGCCAGCGTGCAGCAGGCCGTGCTGGAGGGCGCACTGCCCACCCTCGCGCAGCCCGAGCGGTACGCGTTTGCGCACCTGCTCGCCGAGTTCGCTGACGCGCTGTACCAGGAGGGTGAATTCAGCGAGCAGGCCTTCGAGCTGTTCGCGGGCGCGCTGCGCGGCGTGGCCCACCAGCCCGACCCGGAATGGGTGGCGCTCGTCATGAGTTACAAGCTGCTGGCCCTGGCGGGCTTCATTTCGCAGACGGCCCGCTGCGCCCGCTGCGCGCAGGACCACCCCACCCACCCCGACCCGCTGGGCGGGCAGCTGCTGTGCGGCGGGTGCGCCGCGCTGCCCGCCTACCCGGACGCCAGCCTGGACTTCCTGCGGAACGCTGCGCGCCGCACCGTGCGCGCCAGCATGGACGCGCCCCTGCCCGCCGATCAGCGTCCCGCCCTGTGGCGCGCACTGGAACGCTTCGTGACCGTGCAGATCGGCAGCGTGCACTCGTGGCGGCAGCTCGTGCCGACCGCCGCGGCCCTCAGCGCGTAG
- a CDS encoding 16S rRNA (uracil(1498)-N(3))-methyltransferase, producing MTGRLPRHRLRVEALTDTMTLGPGEARHLHVLRLTAGDVVRVFDGRGAEALAEIAELSEVRAMLTLGEAVEGAAETPQPLTVAVALLKADKLSDVVRAATELGAAQIQLLVTARADVREIGDQKLVRLNRVAQEAAKQSRRAVVPPVLAPVPLARFQPADLTLVAQPGSSVRVSDVVTWEAPVTIITGPEGGLTDAEVQTLVQGGAHAVTLGPRILRAETAPVALLGAIAALGL from the coding sequence ATGACGGGCCGCCTGCCCCGGCACCGCCTGCGGGTGGAGGCGCTGACGGACACCATGACCCTCGGGCCGGGTGAGGCGCGTCACCTGCACGTCCTGCGCCTGACGGCGGGTGACGTGGTGCGCGTGTTCGACGGGCGCGGCGCGGAAGCCCTGGCCGAGATTGCGGAGCTGAGCGAGGTCCGCGCGATGCTGACGCTGGGCGAGGCGGTCGAGGGCGCCGCAGAGACACCCCAGCCGCTGACGGTGGCCGTGGCGCTGCTCAAGGCGGACAAGTTGTCGGACGTCGTGCGCGCCGCCACGGAACTGGGCGCCGCGCAGATCCAGCTGCTGGTCACGGCCCGCGCGGATGTACGCGAGATCGGCGATCAGAAGCTCGTGCGCCTGAACCGCGTGGCGCAGGAGGCCGCCAAGCAGTCCCGCCGCGCGGTGGTGCCGCCCGTGCTGGCGCCGGTGCCTCTGGCGCGCTTCCAGCCTGCGGACCTGACGCTCGTGGCGCAGCCCGGCTCCAGCGTGCGCGTGTCAGACGTGGTCACCTGGGAGGCGCCGGTCACGATCATCACCGGTCCCGAGGGTGGCCTGACCGACGCCGAGGTGCAGACGCTCGTGCAGGGCGGCGCGCACGCCGTGACGCTCGGGCCGCGCATTCTGCGCGCGGAGACGGCGCCCGTGGCGCTGCTGGGCGCCATCGCAGCCCTGGGCCTCTGA
- a CDS encoding 50S ribosomal protein L11 methyltransferase, whose product MLVYHLPGTFETREAHLDLLWEAGATGLEERAGLIRAYFDEETELPEAIRDGEWRQEADQDWLAEFKANLRPVQAGRVTIVPPWLRAEIPAGQVGLVIEPGMAFGTGHHATTRMAVEALSDLNLDGQTILDVGTGSGVLAIAGALLGAGYALGVDIDPITIPIAEENARDNAVPEGRTAFMVGTLGDDLPGDVVADGVFDVLVANLYAELHDLLVGVYVGHLRPGGPLILTGILTGKLPLVQDALDREGFTDVQVSTDGEWALVTARAGE is encoded by the coding sequence ATGCTGGTGTATCACCTTCCGGGAACGTTCGAGACGCGCGAGGCTCACCTCGACCTGCTGTGGGAGGCCGGCGCGACCGGCCTGGAGGAACGCGCCGGGCTGATCCGCGCGTACTTCGACGAGGAGACCGAGCTGCCTGAGGCGATCCGGGACGGCGAGTGGCGCCAGGAGGCCGATCAGGACTGGCTGGCGGAGTTCAAGGCGAACCTGCGGCCGGTGCAGGCGGGCCGCGTGACGATCGTGCCGCCGTGGCTGCGCGCCGAGATTCCTGCCGGGCAGGTGGGGCTGGTCATCGAGCCGGGCATGGCCTTCGGGACCGGGCACCACGCGACGACCCGCATGGCCGTGGAGGCGCTGTCGGACCTGAACCTGGACGGGCAGACCATCCTGGATGTGGGCACCGGGAGCGGCGTGCTGGCCATCGCGGGCGCACTGCTGGGCGCCGGGTACGCGCTGGGTGTGGATATCGACCCGATCACCATTCCGATTGCGGAGGAGAACGCGCGGGACAACGCAGTGCCGGAGGGCCGCACGGCGTTCATGGTGGGCACACTGGGCGACGACCTACCCGGCGATGTGGTGGCGGACGGCGTGTTCGACGTGCTCGTGGCGAACCTGTACGCGGAACTGCACGACCTGCTGGTCGGGGTGTACGTGGGGCACCTGCGTCCCGGCGGGCCGCTGATCCTGACCGGGATTCTGACCGGGAAGCTGCCGCTGGTGCAGGATGCGCTGGACCGCGAGGGCTTCACAGACGTGCAGGTCAGCACGGATGGCGAGTGGGCGCTCGTGACGGCCCGCGCGGGCGAATGA
- the proC gene encoding pyrroline-5-carboxylate reductase: MKLAIVGVGKLGLALLEGVTARGVLPPSEIGLLDANAARAQDLAQRTGTRVITQADLGRAERILISLQPRVFPEAAEWLAQPSAGYISTMAGVSVAALTRRLGTKRVVRVMPNLAATIGHSQTAITGPREAADAGDLAFAHGLFGAVGDAYDLPEHLFNAFTGMSASGPAYVAVVAEALADGGVRMGLPRPLANELAAKLLIATGELVQRRAHPALLKDEVASPGGTTIAGLAALEAAGVRGGLIEAVVQATRRGTELGKDQD, encoded by the coding sequence ATGAAGCTCGCGATCGTCGGCGTCGGCAAACTCGGACTGGCCCTGCTGGAGGGCGTCACCGCCCGGGGCGTCCTGCCGCCCAGCGAGATCGGCCTGCTCGACGCGAACGCCGCCCGCGCGCAGGACCTCGCGCAGCGCACCGGCACGCGCGTCATCACGCAGGCGGACCTGGGCCGCGCCGAGCGCATCCTGATCAGCCTGCAACCCCGCGTGTTCCCCGAAGCGGCCGAGTGGCTCGCGCAGCCCAGCGCCGGGTACATCAGCACCATGGCAGGCGTGTCGGTCGCGGCGCTGACCCGCCGCCTGGGCACCAAGCGCGTCGTGCGGGTCATGCCGAACCTGGCCGCCACCATCGGCCACAGCCAGACGGCCATCACCGGCCCGCGCGAGGCGGCCGACGCCGGGGACCTCGCGTTCGCGCACGGCCTGTTTGGCGCGGTGGGCGACGCCTACGACCTGCCCGAGCACCTGTTCAACGCCTTCACGGGCATGAGCGCCAGCGGTCCCGCCTACGTGGCCGTGGTCGCCGAGGCGCTCGCGGACGGCGGCGTCCGCATGGGTCTGCCGCGTCCCCTGGCGAATGAACTCGCCGCGAAACTCCTGATCGCCACCGGCGAGCTCGTGCAGCGCCGCGCGCACCCCGCCCTCCTCAAGGACGAGGTCGCCAGTCCCGGCGGCACCACCATCGCCGGACTGGCGGCCCTGGAGGCCGCCGGGGTACGCGGCGGCCTGATCGAGGCGGTCGTGCAGGCCACCCGCCGCGGTACTGAACTGGGCAAAGACCAGGACTGA
- the bshC gene encoding bacillithiol biosynthesis cysteine-adding enzyme BshC: protein MARNAGAEYRTGGLLDYVRLPAGALDRALGEARPDVDRAALADALRTYHRDLGTLSPAVETLLTRLEHPASRVVVTGQQAGALTGPAYSVHKAADAVLLARQLHTEDTPVVAVYWVASQDHDAAEVASTTLLDASERLHRLTLDVPEGVPVGRVPWQAAWTEQVHALLDAFDAPAEYVAAVRARVDRAVQGGGSYADVFARLIHDLLGGAGLLVLDPMHPALARLMAPTLARELRRPLASSQVIEAAAEQLIADGFEPQLRRPVGATNLFLEEDDGQRRLLRVDGPDLTTGSRRYRPDALLALLEADPTRITPAAGLRPAVQDALLPTVAFVVGPGEIAYGAQLREVYPLHGLRQPLLWPRLSVTWLEPNVTRLLRRLKATAPEVQADPEGVLGRALAAERHASAVTTERLDALTASLDEITLEIAALDPTLVGAAARTRARTTARVARLQGLAIRALARAEDDRRGQLHRLKVHLLPNGVPQEREMNFLTFLLKHGDEPLRQLLSLPAGWQGGLDIP from the coding sequence ATGGCGCGAAATGCAGGAGCGGAATACAGGACAGGCGGGCTGCTGGATTACGTGCGGCTGCCCGCCGGGGCGCTGGACCGGGCGCTGGGCGAGGCCCGGCCCGACGTGGACCGCGCGGCCCTCGCGGACGCCCTGCGCACCTACCACCGCGACCTGGGCACCCTGAGTCCAGCGGTCGAGACGCTCCTGACGCGGCTGGAGCACCCGGCGTCCCGCGTGGTGGTCACCGGCCAGCAGGCCGGCGCCCTGACTGGCCCCGCCTACTCTGTGCACAAGGCCGCCGACGCGGTGCTCCTGGCCCGGCAGCTGCACACCGAGGACACGCCGGTCGTGGCGGTGTACTGGGTGGCCAGCCAGGATCACGACGCGGCCGAGGTGGCCAGCACCACCCTGCTGGACGCCAGTGAGCGCCTGCACCGCCTGACCCTGGACGTTCCCGAGGGCGTCCCGGTGGGCCGGGTGCCCTGGCAGGCCGCGTGGACGGAGCAGGTGCACGCGCTGCTGGACGCCTTCGACGCGCCCGCCGAGTACGTGGCGGCTGTGCGCGCCCGCGTGGACCGGGCGGTGCAGGGGGGCGGCAGTTACGCGGACGTGTTCGCCCGCCTCATTCATGACCTGCTGGGCGGCGCGGGGCTGCTGGTGCTCGACCCGATGCACCCGGCCCTGGCGCGCCTGATGGCCCCGACCCTGGCGCGGGAACTTCGCCGTCCCCTGGCGTCCTCCCAGGTGATCGAGGCGGCCGCTGAGCAGCTGATCGCCGACGGGTTTGAACCGCAGCTGCGCCGCCCCGTGGGTGCCACCAACCTCTTCCTGGAGGAGGACGACGGGCAGCGGCGCCTGCTGCGCGTGGATGGACCTGACCTGACCACCGGCTCGCGGCGGTACCGGCCGGATGCCCTGCTGGCCCTGCTGGAGGCCGACCCGACCCGAATTACGCCCGCTGCGGGCCTGCGCCCCGCTGTGCAGGACGCGCTGCTGCCCACCGTGGCGTTCGTGGTGGGGCCAGGCGAGATCGCGTACGGCGCGCAGCTGCGCGAGGTGTACCCCCTGCACGGCCTGAGGCAGCCGCTGCTGTGGCCGCGCCTGAGCGTCACGTGGCTGGAACCGAACGTCACGCGGCTCCTGCGCCGCCTGAAGGCAACCGCGCCCGAGGTGCAGGCCGACCCGGAAGGCGTGCTGGGCCGCGCCCTGGCCGCGGAACGCCACGCGAGCGCCGTGACCACCGAACGTCTGGACGCGCTGACGGCCAGCCTGGACGAGATCACCCTGGAGATCGCCGCCCTGGACCCCACGCTGGTCGGCGCCGCGGCGCGCACGCGGGCCCGCACGACCGCCCGCGTCGCGCGCCTTCAGGGCCTCGCGATCCGCGCGCTGGCACGCGCGGAGGACGACCGCCGCGGTCAGCTGCACCGCCTGAAAGTTCACCTGCTGCCCAACGGCGTGCCGCAGGAGCGCGAGATGAACTTCCTGACGTTCCTCCTCAAGCACGGCGACGAGCCGCTGCGTCAGCTGCTGAGTCTGCCCGCCGGCTGGCAGGGTGGACTCGACATTCCCTGA
- a CDS encoding Crp/Fnr family transcriptional regulator, with the protein MLPGAFGALPADVQAQVTASGRVGRWGRGELLFHPEDLAETLFVLLRGSVRLYRLGAGAREVTLDVHGAGALLGAAALLPGERCGMYAEAMDETEALLLGRDALTRLTQLQPAVAVALTEQITRQTRGVQERLSGLVFLEVSQRLALALLNLAEREGPWPDGGTLALRDRVSHQDLAHVVGSTRETITKLLGDFRSRGLLDLGYRRIILTDRGGLERATQEPLR; encoded by the coding sequence ATGTTACCCGGTGCTTTCGGTGCCCTGCCTGCGGACGTGCAGGCGCAGGTGACGGCCTCGGGACGCGTGGGACGCTGGGGTCGCGGCGAGCTCCTGTTTCACCCGGAGGACCTCGCCGAGACGCTGTTCGTGTTGCTGCGCGGCTCGGTCCGCCTGTACCGCCTGGGTGCGGGCGCGCGCGAGGTGACCCTGGACGTGCACGGCGCGGGCGCGCTGCTGGGCGCGGCGGCCCTCCTGCCGGGCGAACGCTGCGGCATGTACGCCGAGGCGATGGACGAGACCGAGGCCCTGCTGCTGGGCCGCGACGCCCTGACCCGCCTGACCCAGTTGCAGCCCGCGGTGGCGGTCGCGCTGACCGAGCAGATCACCCGGCAGACGCGGGGCGTGCAGGAGCGCCTGTCGGGTCTGGTGTTCCTCGAGGTGTCGCAGCGGCTGGCGCTGGCCCTACTGAACCTCGCCGAGCGGGAGGGCCCGTGGCCGGACGGGGGGACGCTGGCCCTGCGGGACCGCGTGTCGCATCAGGATCTGGCGCACGTGGTGGGCAGCACGCGCGAGACCATCACGAAGCTGCTGGGGGATTTCCGCTCGCGGGGGCTGCTGGACCTGGGGTACCGGCGGATCATCCTGACGGACCGGGGCGGTCTGGAGCGCGCCACGCAGGAACCGCTGCGCTGA
- a CDS encoding WecB/TagA/CpsF family glycosyltransferase, with product MTTSSSRQRLTLFDLPLDVVTLDQTLDRLGDWIYRQPRAPHTVVTLNPEFIVQSRTQPDFVNAMQVADLVTADGVGIVWAARQLTQTEVPRAPGFDIVRGLMQRHGADLRVFFLGAKPGVAEVAAQNAARDYGIQVAGVHHGYFDLPEDQRVAELVRDSGADLLLTCMGAGRQETFNQYWRQVMNTPVLLGCGGVIDVLAGTADLAPAWTRRLGVEWLWRVGLDRKRWNRAPRLAQFVRMVRAEAKRTAVKTR from the coding sequence ATGACCACCTCCTCTTCACGCCAGCGCCTCACGCTGTTCGACCTCCCGCTGGACGTCGTGACGCTTGATCAGACCCTGGACCGCCTGGGCGACTGGATCTACCGGCAGCCGCGCGCGCCGCACACCGTCGTCACCCTGAACCCCGAGTTCATCGTGCAGTCCCGCACCCAGCCCGACTTCGTGAACGCCATGCAGGTCGCGGACCTCGTCACCGCGGACGGCGTCGGCATCGTGTGGGCCGCGCGGCAGCTCACGCAGACCGAGGTGCCCCGCGCGCCCGGGTTCGACATTGTCCGCGGCCTCATGCAGCGGCACGGGGCGGACCTGCGCGTGTTCTTCCTGGGCGCCAAACCCGGCGTGGCCGAGGTCGCCGCGCAGAACGCCGCGCGGGACTACGGCATTCAGGTCGCGGGCGTCCACCACGGGTACTTCGACCTGCCTGAAGATCAGCGCGTGGCGGAACTCGTGCGTGACAGCGGCGCGGACCTGCTCCTCACCTGCATGGGCGCTGGGCGGCAGGAGACCTTCAACCAGTACTGGCGGCAGGTGATGAACACGCCCGTCCTGCTCGGCTGCGGCGGCGTGATCGACGTGCTGGCCGGAACCGCGGACCTCGCGCCCGCCTGGACGCGCCGCCTGGGCGTCGAGTGGCTCTGGCGCGTGGGCCTGGACCGCAAACGCTGGAACCGCGCGCCCCGCCTCGCTCAGTTCGTCCGCATGGTGCGCGCCGAGGCGAAGCGGACGGCCGTCAAGACACGCTGA
- a CDS encoding penicillin-binding transpeptidase domain-containing protein: MSRADRLWERRERGPGRVWGGVGYKKARGAVRVYQIALGFSVALALLGARLYYLQVALHDQFAVRSASNYQRDEVLRALRGEIRTRDGVLLATNRLAVDLVYTGRLRRSDRETPIPGWDKIVYLAGIKGDVLVNGQPREPDYEREPSTVLARNIPQERLAALYEYTVLVPSLELRERVERIYPQGKMAAHLLGYVQEATDTQITEDGYTQGDLVGRSGLEYSLQQTLEGKNGLRRREVTAAGKPQTERVIDPGVKGKDVTLSIDSLLQRTAERALVEGLADVNRGRAKYGAPAEPYTRGAVIAIDPRTNEVLALASSPTYDPNWFSRVPSPDPKAKNWAIDPKRPLAELDAVTSNRVVQNFDSGSVFKPTSTLAFIERWGNRSFNCLPYVMFGGPRYNWHRSGSLGTVDGRLAIAYSCNTWYYQAAIAADPITYANYLGRRSVELGFGRETGLELVGEKTGLIPSPERMQAAYDELNERRRKLGLAPRTYTYYPGQSLSFSIGQDSLQVTPAQVISVLSTIVNDGERRKLTLLKAVGGAPVKRDAPEQVPGKKADFELIKQGMAITTAGTTPWGTAQHILGPNYFPVRTGGKTGTAENGMSFSKKNYTYTNAWYEGYGPIGEGKTPNFMVVTFFQNGGEGSGPGLNAAAKMFGARWCVELDERHHAKPDQTPCTGELEQMHQVYQARADRVKASAAKAAKKP; the protein is encoded by the coding sequence GTGAGCCGCGCCGATCGCCTGTGGGAACGCCGGGAGCGGGGACCGGGCCGCGTGTGGGGCGGCGTGGGCTACAAGAAGGCGCGCGGGGCCGTGCGGGTGTACCAGATTGCTCTGGGCTTCAGCGTGGCGCTGGCTCTGCTGGGCGCGCGGCTGTACTACCTGCAGGTCGCCCTGCACGACCAGTTTGCGGTGCGCTCCGCCAGCAACTACCAGCGCGATGAGGTCCTGCGCGCCCTGCGCGGCGAGATCCGCACGCGCGACGGCGTGCTCCTCGCCACCAACCGCCTCGCGGTGGACCTCGTGTACACCGGCCGCCTGCGCCGATCGGACCGGGAGACGCCCATTCCCGGCTGGGACAAGATCGTCTACCTCGCCGGGATCAAGGGCGACGTCCTCGTGAACGGTCAGCCCCGCGAACCCGATTACGAGCGGGAACCCTCCACGGTCCTGGCGCGCAATATTCCGCAGGAACGGCTGGCCGCGCTGTACGAGTACACCGTGCTCGTACCCAGCCTGGAACTGCGCGAACGGGTGGAGCGCATCTACCCGCAGGGCAAGATGGCCGCGCACCTCCTGGGCTACGTGCAGGAAGCCACGGACACGCAGATCACAGAAGACGGGTACACGCAGGGGGACCTGGTGGGCCGTTCTGGCCTGGAGTACAGCCTTCAGCAGACGCTGGAGGGCAAGAACGGCCTGCGCCGGCGTGAAGTCACCGCAGCCGGGAAACCGCAGACGGAACGGGTGATCGACCCGGGCGTCAAGGGGAAAGACGTCACGCTGTCCATTGACTCGCTGCTTCAGCGCACGGCCGAGCGGGCCCTGGTCGAAGGGCTGGCGGACGTGAACAGGGGCCGCGCGAAGTACGGCGCGCCGGCCGAGCCGTACACGCGGGGCGCGGTGATCGCGATTGACCCACGCACGAATGAGGTGCTGGCCCTGGCGAGCAGCCCCACGTACGACCCGAACTGGTTCTCGCGCGTGCCCAGCCCGGACCCGAAGGCGAAGAACTGGGCCATTGATCCCAAGCGCCCGCTGGCGGAACTGGACGCCGTCACGAGCAACCGCGTCGTGCAGAACTTCGATTCGGGCAGCGTGTTCAAGCCGACCTCCACGCTGGCGTTCATCGAGCGCTGGGGCAACCGGTCGTTCAACTGCCTGCCGTACGTGATGTTCGGCGGCCCCCGCTACAACTGGCACCGGTCCGGCAGCCTGGGCACCGTGGACGGGCGGCTGGCCATTGCGTACTCGTGCAACACCTGGTACTACCAGGCGGCCATCGCGGCGGACCCCATCACGTACGCGAACTACCTGGGCCGCCGCTCGGTGGAACTGGGCTTCGGGCGTGAGACGGGCCTGGAACTCGTGGGGGAAAAGACCGGCCTGATTCCCAGTCCGGAGCGCATGCAGGCCGCGTACGACGAACTGAATGAACGGCGCCGGAAGCTGGGGCTGGCGCCGCGCACGTACACGTACTACCCGGGGCAGTCCCTGTCCTTCTCGATCGGGCAGGACTCCTTGCAGGTCACGCCCGCGCAGGTGATCTCGGTGCTGTCGACCATCGTGAATGACGGCGAGCGCCGCAAGCTGACACTGCTCAAGGCAGTGGGCGGGGCACCCGTGAAACGCGACGCGCCCGAGCAGGTCCCGGGCAAGAAAGCGGACTTTGAGCTGATCAAGCAGGGCATGGCGATCACCACGGCGGGCACCACCCCCTGGGGGACAGCGCAGCACATCCTGGGCCCGAACTACTTCCCGGTCCGGACCGGCGGGAAGACCGGCACGGCCGAGAACGGCATGAGTTTCTCGAAGAAGAACTACACGTACACGAACGCGTGGTACGAGGGTTACGGGCCGATCGGGGAAGGCAAGACGCCGAACTTCATGGTCGTCACGTTCTTCCAGAATGGCGGGGAGGGTTCAGGGCCGGGTCTGAACGCCGCCGCGAAGATGTTCGGCGCGCGCTGGTGCGTGGAACTCGACGAGCGCCACCACGCCAAGCCGGACCAGACGCCCTGCACCGGGGAACTGGAGCAGATGCATCAGGTGTACCAGGCCCGCGCGGACCGGGTGAAGGCCAGCGCCGCAAAAGCCGCGAAGAAGCCCTGA
- the mreD gene encoding rod shape-determining protein MreD: MRGTVARRGSVRWLRLAAYLLLLLAVQGLLARLADAAGVPAPDLFLLTAVGLAARLSPVGALLAAYSLGFAQDVLGGGMLGLHAAGLAGGALLVVWARRYLSDAGLLQALLGVLLGVLGQWLVFLFLTYWLRAPLVTPETLRVTPPLVFVGSFLLAPLWERVVTWTFGPRVTVEEQLS; this comes from the coding sequence GTGAGGGGCACCGTCGCGCGGCGCGGCTCGGTGCGCTGGCTGCGCCTGGCGGCGTACCTGCTGCTGCTGTTGGCGGTTCAGGGCCTGCTGGCGCGCCTGGCGGATGCGGCGGGCGTGCCCGCGCCGGACCTGTTCCTGCTGACCGCGGTGGGCCTCGCGGCCCGGCTCTCACCGGTGGGGGCGCTGCTCGCGGCGTACAGCCTGGGGTTCGCGCAGGACGTGCTGGGGGGCGGCATGCTGGGCCTGCACGCGGCGGGACTGGCGGGCGGCGCCCTGCTGGTCGTGTGGGCGCGGCGGTACCTGTCGGATGCGGGGCTGTTGCAGGCGCTGCTGGGTGTGCTGCTGGGCGTGCTGGGGCAGTGGCTGGTGTTCCTGTTCCTGACGTACTGGCTGCGTGCGCCGCTGGTCACGCCGGAAACGCTGCGCGTGACGCCCCCGCTGGTGTTCGTGGGTTCGTTCCTGCTGGCGCCCCTGTGGGAGCGCGTGGTGACGTGGACGTTCGGGCCGCGCGTGACGGTCGAGGAGCAGCTCTCGTGA
- the mreC gene encoding rod shape-determining protein MreC: MGHAGGAGRVKGWRLILAVFAGLLLLSMVLTRFQVVAPVALRAGVAPVTRLSVVAADNVRRAYVTLLQDRDQAAHVKSLQKENDLLKQRNELLAREVGRLKQVLVITTTQAPNALAIAQVIGVDPSPVQARLELNRGERDGVRVHMPVTVPAGLVGQVVDVAAGQSTVLALVDPESAVGVTLQGNRGGRGVAHGSPPDRLRAEFSRGVPIKVGDLLVTNSQGGVFPVGIPVGRVEEVLPMGPNDISRTVIVKPAVDVGVVEDVTILEGL, from the coding sequence GTGGGGCACGCTGGGGGCGCCGGGCGCGTGAAGGGCTGGCGGTTGATTCTGGCGGTGTTCGCGGGCCTGCTGCTGCTCAGCATGGTCCTGACCCGCTTTCAGGTGGTGGCGCCCGTGGCCCTGCGCGCGGGCGTGGCGCCCGTGACGCGCCTGTCGGTCGTAGCCGCCGACAACGTGCGCCGCGCGTACGTGACGCTCCTGCAAGACCGCGACCAGGCGGCGCACGTGAAGTCGCTGCAAAAGGAGAATGACCTGCTCAAGCAGCGCAACGAACTCCTGGCGCGCGAGGTGGGCCGCCTGAAGCAGGTGCTGGTGATCACGACCACCCAGGCACCGAACGCCCTGGCGATCGCGCAGGTGATTGGTGTGGACCCCAGTCCCGTGCAGGCCCGGCTGGAACTGAACCGGGGCGAGCGGGACGGCGTGCGCGTGCACATGCCCGTCACCGTCCCGGCCGGTCTGGTGGGGCAGGTCGTGGACGTGGCCGCGGGGCAGTCGACCGTGCTGGCCCTGGTGGACCCGGAGAGCGCCGTGGGCGTGACCCTTCAGGGCAACCGCGGTGGACGCGGCGTGGCGCACGGCTCCCCGCCGGACCGGCTGCGGGCGGAATTCTCGCGGGGCGTGCCGATCAAGGTGGGCGACCTGCTCGTAACGAACAGTCAGGGGGGGGTCTTCCCGGTAGGCATCCCGGTGGGCCGCGTCGAGGAGGTGCTGCCGATGGGACCGAATGACATCAGCCGCACGGTGATCGTCAAGCCTGCCGTGGACGTGGGCGTCGTCGAGGACGTCACGATCCTGGAGGGCCTGTGA